AGCCTATGGAATCTATTGATTCTATTAATAAACTGATGCTTACTTATAGAGAAGCAGTTATGAAGATGTTTCAAGGTATAGATAGGGATAATCTGGATGGTTTAGTCAATAGGATTAAGCCAGAAGATAAGAGGGCAGAATTTGAACTTGCTTATAAGAGATTTGCCAGTACTATGGAACAGATTTTACCTTCTCATGTACCAACTGAAAATATTAATGATTTGAAATGGTTATCTTATATAAGAGCTGCTGCAAAAGCAAGATTCCAGCCTGAGAATAAATTAGACATTGCAGGCTGTGGTAGTAAAGTAAGAGAAATCATATCTGAGCACCTTAAGTCCAATGGAGTTAGACAGTGGATTGAACCTATAACTTTATTTGATTCTGATTTTGAAGATAAGATAAAGTCACAGAAATCAAATGAAGCAGTAGCATCTAGCATGGAGCACGCTGCTAAACATGTTATTAATGTTAGGATGGACGATAATCCAGTATATTACACTTCATTATTAGATAAGTTACAACATATTCTCGATGAAACCATCAATGATTGGGTAGCTAGAAAGAAGAGATTGAAAGAGTTCATAGAGAACGACATAAAGAATGGAGTGACAAAAGAGGCAGAGTTACTTGGATTGTCCAAAGAGGAATATGCATTTTTTGAAACGGTTAAAAAACAATTGAATGATGATTATACTGAGGAAGTAAGTGTTGCTAAGGAAACAGAAGCTGAGTATGTGTCAGATGATATTGTTGTTTTATCCAAGAATATTGCGAAAGATGTTGCAGATATAGTTAAGAAGAATTATGTTATTGACTGGACTACTAATCCTAGTAAAACAGATGATATAAAGACAGCGATTTATTTACAACTTACAACACAATATTTTACTCAGATCAATATTGGAGCAAGAAATAGACTGATACAACCATTGTTACAATTGGCTAAAAAACATTTTTCATAGATTAGAGGGAAAATATGAGACTAGAAATAAAATATGGAACAAAGGTTATTGAGTTTAGTGTTGAGTATAGAGATAGAAAGACTTTAGAGATAAGCGTTGAAGCCCCAAATACTGTGAATGTAGTTGCTCCATTAGGTACACAGGAAGAAGTAATTAAGAAAAAAGTTCATAAAAAAGCATCTTGGATAGTACAGAGACTATATGAATTTAGAGACATAGAGTATAGGAAGATTAACAGAGAGTATGTTTCTGGTGAAAGTTTTATGTATTTAGGGAGAAATTATTCTCTAGAGCTAATAGTTGATGAAAATACTAAGAGTAATGAAGTTAAGTTATATCAAGGTAAGATATATATTATTTCTAATACTAAGAGTGAAGCCGTACTTGAGAAGCTTATGGAGAGCTGGTATAGAAACAAAACATTAATAAAAGTCACAGAATGCGTAGAGTATTATAAATGTATGTTTAATATACAACCTTCTAATATTAAAGTTAAGGAACAAAAAAAGAGATGGGCTAGTTGTACTTCTAAGAATGAGTTGTTATTCAACTGGCGTTGTGTTATGGCACCTTCTGACGTATTGGATTATATAGTTGTTCATGAGATGTGTCATATGATGTACCCTAATCATTCTATAGATTTTTGGAATATGCTTGAATCCATTTTACCTGATTATAAAAACAGGAAAGCTTGGTTGAAGAAATTTGGAGTAAGAATGGATTTATAAATTATTTGAAATAGTATAGTAATTAAGGACTAGTTAATATATAATAAAATTATGTTAAATATTGGATATGGGTTTATAATTACTATTAGAAGTTGAGAATTTAAGTTAAGAGGGTGATAAATTGATTAGGAGTTTTAGTTTTGAGAATTTTAAAAGCTTTGTTAATACAACATTAGATATTGAACAACTAACTATAATGGTAGGAGCTAATGCAAGTGGAAAAACAAATGCAATAGAGGGTATTAAAATATTGTCTGAACTAGTAACTGGAAGAGATATTTCAGATATTTTAGATGGTACCAAAAATTCTAAAGGTTGGATTAGAGGGGGCAGTGATGCTTGTCCTAGATTTAATTCGAATCATTTTACTTTAGGTTGTGTTATTGGATATGATGATAGTACGGATTTGAAATATAAGGTTACAATTAAAGTGAATGAAAAAATTCATATAAAAGAAGAAAGATTAGATAGAATAATATATAATGGCGAAAAAGTTATAGTTGAAAATATTTTCTGTACTAAGAAATTAACTAATTATTCTGGAATGATAAAAGCAGAATATAGTAATGGCGAAAATGGACCTAATCCAGTAATTGAATGTGTGGGTGGAAATTGTATACTTAGTCAATTGGCGACTAAAATACCAATAAATAGCGAATATGATAAGAAAATTATTGGTGAAATTAATCATGTAGTTAGCAGATTGAGGAACATACTATTTTTTAACCCTGAACCTACAAGCATGGAAGTATATTCTAGAATTAATGATGTGGAGATGAAACCAGATGGTTCTAACCTACCTTCTGTACTTCATTATTTATGTAGAGAGATGAAAAAGAAAGAAAAAATATTAGAAATAATAAGAGTTCTGCCAGAAAATGAGTTTGAAGATATTTCTTTCGATAAAACGTCTATTGGTGATGTTATGTTTAAGGTAAAAGAAAAAGTAGGGATAAAAAAGTATGATATTGAATCAGAAAAATTAAGTTATGGTACATTAAGAGCATTATCAATAGTTGCTGCACTTCTTCAAGGGAAAGAACGGTCTATGATTATTATAGAAGAAGTTAATAATGGTATTCATCCTAGTAGAGCTTCAAAGCTTATTGATATAATATCAAGTGTATCAAAAGAAAGAAATATTGATACATTAATCACAACTCACAATACAGCTTTACTAAATGCTGTTGATAAAGAAAATTTACAAGGTGTAGTTGTGTGTTATAGAAATGTTTCATCAGGTAGTAGCAAATTTATTTCTTTAATAGATATTGAAAAATATCCTACATTAATGGCAAAAGGAAAGCTAGGAGAATTATTAGAAAAAGATGAAGTTAATAAAGCTATTATAAATAATAAAAATAAAAGAAAAAATTGTTATACTTGGATGGAGGAATAGTTAAATATGAATGTACATTTTATTGACACCTCTA
This genomic interval from Vallitalea longa contains the following:
- a CDS encoding M48 family metallopeptidase, with the translated sequence MRLEIKYGTKVIEFSVEYRDRKTLEISVEAPNTVNVVAPLGTQEEVIKKKVHKKASWIVQRLYEFRDIEYRKINREYVSGESFMYLGRNYSLELIVDENTKSNEVKLYQGKIYIISNTKSEAVLEKLMESWYRNKTLIKVTECVEYYKCMFNIQPSNIKVKEQKKRWASCTSKNELLFNWRCVMAPSDVLDYIVVHEMCHMMYPNHSIDFWNMLESILPDYKNRKAWLKKFGVRMDL
- a CDS encoding AAA family ATPase, whose product is MIRSFSFENFKSFVNTTLDIEQLTIMVGANASGKTNAIEGIKILSELVTGRDISDILDGTKNSKGWIRGGSDACPRFNSNHFTLGCVIGYDDSTDLKYKVTIKVNEKIHIKEERLDRIIYNGEKVIVENIFCTKKLTNYSGMIKAEYSNGENGPNPVIECVGGNCILSQLATKIPINSEYDKKIIGEINHVVSRLRNILFFNPEPTSMEVYSRINDVEMKPDGSNLPSVLHYLCREMKKKEKILEIIRVLPENEFEDISFDKTSIGDVMFKVKEKVGIKKYDIESEKLSYGTLRALSIVAALLQGKERSMIIIEEVNNGIHPSRASKLIDIISSVSKERNIDTLITTHNTALLNAVDKENLQGVVVCYRNVSSGSSKFISLIDIEKYPTLMAKGKLGELLEKDEVNKAIINNKNKRKNCYTWMEE